AAAATAAAAACCCTTAGATATCAAAATCTAAGGGTTTAAACGCTATTTTCTATCTAGGACTATGCATTAAGAGCAGCTAATAATTCTTCGATATCCATACCGTGAACTATTGCAGCTTCAGCAAGAGTCTCCATTTGAGCTGATGGACAACCTACACAACCCATACCAAACTGCATTAAAACAGCTGCTTTTTCTGGTTGTTCTCTAAGTAATTGACCGATTGTTGTATCTTTTGTAAACATGGGAATTCCTCCTTTAAATTCTTAAAAAATCAAAAATTCTTAAATATAGAATCTTATCTATAGTATACCCTATGACCGTATAAGAATTCAAGAAAAACTATGCTAAAAAATTCTATTAATTAATACTCATGTATTAGAAGCTGAGACTGACATGGCTTATGTTTTAACCCAATTTACAAATGCAGTTTTTTTTTGAAAAACAACAATAAAGAAGGGTATCATGAATACGAGAATTATAATCAAGTGAAAATGAAGACCAATGTTATTTTGTTCAAAAGCATTTACATATGCGATT
The sequence above is a segment of the Tissierellales bacterium genome. Coding sequences within it:
- a CDS encoding DUF1858 domain-containing protein, yielding MFTKDTTIGQLLREQPEKAAVLMQFGMGCVGCPSAQMETLAEAAIVHGMDIEELLAALNA